The genomic stretch CCAATAGGGAGCGAATACAATTCGAGGCTTATATGTACGTATTTCAGCTACAATTCGATCTATTTGCATTCTAGTCGGCGCAAGTCCACGGTCGGGCAATCCTAGATTTGATCGCATCATTAGACCAAGAACCTTGGATGCCTCAGCTGCCTCCTGCTTGCGCAGCTCAACCGTACCGTTGGAAGACATTTCTGCTTCCGTCAAATCGCACACGCCAACCTTGTAGCCCGCCTGAGCATGCTTCGCAATTGTTCCACCCATTCCAATCTCGGCATCATCAGCATGAGCGCCAAAAACAAGAATATCTAGCGTATCCATCATTCTGGAACACCTGGTTTATATTTATGGACAAGCTCACGCCACGCAAAATCTCCGCGTTCAAGCGCTTTAACTAATAATTCAGCAGTTGCCACATTTGTAGCTACTGGAATACCTTGAACATCGCAAAGGCGAAGCAAGGCAATAATATCCGGCTCATGAGGCTGCGCCATGAGAGGATCACGCAAAAAGATAATAAGATCCATCTCATTTTGAGCTACTAATGCGCCGATCTGTTGGTCTCCACCTAGCGGTCCAGACATAAAACGGTGAATTGACAAGTTTGTCTGTTCCATAATACGACTTCCTGTTGTACCAGTAGAGTACAATTTATGCGGTACAAATACTTTCTCATAAGCGATAACAAAATTAACGATTTCCTCTTTTTTGCGATCATGTGCGATAAATGCAATGTTCAACATGACAATCCCCTCTCTCTTGCTGCCAAATAAATCTACTCCATAATATGTTCGAAGCCGTATATTAAACCACTGTAAGTCATTATCTTATTCACTGCAACATTCACGCCTGGCATGTATCCTGCACGATCATAGGAATCGTGACGAATTTTGAGCGTTTGACCGTTGCCGCCAAACACGACCTCTTGCTGAGCAAACACACCCGGCAGCCTAACACTATGTATACGAAAACCGTTATAATATCCGCCGCGTGCGCCCTCAATAACTTCTTCCTCGTTTGGGTTGCCTTGTCTCAGCTCTTTGCGTGCTTCAGAGATAAGCTCAGCGGTTTTGATCGATGTGCCTGATGGTGCATCCAGCTTCTGATCTCCATGATATTCAATGATTTCGACATGAGGCAAATATTTGGCAGCCTCAGCGGCAAATTTCATCATCAAAATTGCACCGATGGAGAAGTTAGGAGCAATCAAGCCGCCAATTCCTTTCTCTTGGCAAAGCTCGTCCAGCTCCTCGATTTGTTCAGGCGTGAATCCTGTTGTCCCCATAATGGGGCGAACACCATATTGTATAGAAAGCTTCGCATTGTTATAAGCGGCTTGCGGCACCGTGAAATCAACGAGCACGTCCGCTTTTGTACCGCTAAGTGCTTCCTCAAGTGAAGCACTGGCCAAAACGCCCGTATTGGGTTTCCCTGCAAATACGCCTGCATCTACGGGACCCGCCGAAGGAGCGACGGCAGCAACCAATTGAAGCGTCTCATCCTCCAGCACCATTTTCACGACCTCGCGTCCCATTCTTCCACTTGCTCCCGCTACTGCCACACGAATTTTTTGTGTTGTCATGCTATTCACCTGTTCCTTTTTCTTTTTCTTGCATTTATTCGCATATGCAGCATGCGTCTTTTGCGATTAACGTCAGCAAACAGCGTTCTTACTGCTGAATGGCTGGGGTCAAGCCGCATCGCTTCACGCGCGTTTTTAGTTGCCTTATCATATTGTCCTCTCGAAGCATATAAGACACCGAGTGTGTAATAAGCTTCAAAACATAGCGGATCAAGCGCTGATGCTCTCTCAAGCAGCTCAACCGCCTCATTGAGCTTTGGCGGTATCTTTGCAAGCAAGAGGTCCGCCTCTGCAAAGAGCAGCTTCGCTTCAATGGTCTGCAAATGATAACTGTATTCTGCATGCTCGGGGTCTAATTCAACCGCTGTCTCAGCAAGCTGCTTCGCTTTCAGCCATTTACCGCTGCGTGCGCAAGAAACAGCACAGATATGATAATAAAATGCATTTTCGGGATCAGCCTCTATTGCTTGCTCGAACCAATATATCGCTTGCTCAAAGTCGCTGTTTAAAATATATTCGTAAGCTTTTTTGATGCAGCTCTCGCCATCCATCCGCCCATCCTCCTTGTACACAGGTTGATGGTACAGCATATGTTAGGAGCTTGTTTACAGTTCGGTATTTTTCTTCGTCCAACGATTCGCATCGCGAATCGCAAACTTATGCATAACCTTATTGTGTGCTTCCGTTAAATCAATATTAAGTGAATTAGCGAAGCATGAAAGGATAAATAAAATATCGCCTAGCTCCATTTCAACGGTATTTTCCGCTTCATCGGCTTTTTTTGGTTTTTCCCCGTAAAAATGGTTTACTTCGCGGGCAAGCTCACCGACTTCCTCTGACATTCTAGCCATCAGGGCAAGCGGACTGAAATAGCCTTCTTTGAATTGTGATATGTAATCATCTACTTCTCGCTGAATATCTGTCAATGTTTTTTCCGACATCGGTACATTTCCTTTCTGACGGTAGCTATACCTCCCTATGTTAACGTAAAGCAGTATTTAAAATCAATGTTTTTTGATTCATCAAATTTAGCCATACTACTCCTAAGTAAATGTTTTCAAATCACGTATTGCATATGCTGAAATACAGGTCGTCATTTTCCACAAAAAAAAGGAGTGCAGTAAAATGTCAAAAATAATAAGACAAATACGAATGGTTATTCCTATTTTGCTCGGCACTGCGATCTACGCTTTTGGTCTGCAATACTTCGTCATCCCTAACCAACTGATGGAGGGTGGCGTTACAGGCATATCCGTATTGCTTAATTATGCAGCGGGCATACCGCTTTCTATCTCCACATTAGTTCTGAATATTCCATTATTTCTCCTCGGCCTTAAGACGCTTGGCCGCGGCCAAATGATGTATACGCTTGTCGGAATTGTCTCCTTGTCAGCATTCCTAGCACTAATTGAACAGCTTATTAACCGAAAATGGCTCATTCCCTTTGCCAGCTCACATGACTATATGCTGGCCGCCTTATATGCAGGAGTAACATTAGGAACAGGACTTGGCATCGTATTCCGCTTTGGTGGTACCACGGGAGGCGTTGATATTATTGCCCGAATTATATCAAGGTCAAAGGGCATGAGTATGGGACAAATTATTTTGAGCTTGGATGCCGTCATTATCGGAATATCGTTATTTTATATTTCAATTGAGAAGGTGCTCTACACATTAGTTGTCGTATTTATCGCTTCGAAGCTGATCGATTTCATTCAAGACGGCGCTTATGCAGCCAAAGCCTTCTCCATCATATCTGAGCATGGTGAAGCCATATCACAGAAAATCACACTAGAGCTAGAACGAGGAGTTACCCTGATACCAGCAAAGGGCGCATTCTCAGGACAGCAAAAAGAGATCGTCTATTGCGTCGTTCAGAGGCAGGAAATTCGCCGTCTGAAAATGATCATTCGCAATATCGATCCCCGTGCTTTTATTGTTATCAATGAAGTACAAGATGTTCTAGGAGAAGGCTTCAAGGAAGAATAACCGAATTACGGAAGTGGTTTTACACCAAACGGATTTAACTTATACTTTCGCCATCCCGAATACGTTAGGATAGCTGAAATAAAAGCTCCCAAGAAAAGTGTCCAGCTCAGTGGATTTGATGTCGAAGCAATCGCTGTCGTTGGCAGCACTTCAGCTCGTCCACTTTTATCGTACATATGAACAATCGATTCCTTTAATGCAATAATTGAACGGTCGATCATAGCGTCATTCGTCGTATTTGACCTACTAGCTTCCAATAGTCGATTCGTATAGCTTATTCTCTCTACTACTTCTGCCCCATGCATGCTGCCATATAACAGATTCATCGCCGGCTCAACACGCTTCATATGTGCCTCCAAGCTATTCATCGACGCCCGTGCAGCAATCGCACCGTCACCCGTTTGGCGCTTCCACGCCTTCTCTACTCGCGACAGGTCATCCTGCATGATGCTCTCATATTGCAGAAGAAGTGCATGCTCTGGTCGCACGAGCGCATCTGCAGCCAATCGAATACGTGCAGCCTGAAGCAGCCACTCCGAGCTCATCTGGCTGTTTACCAGCGCACGCTCAATAGACCTTGCATCCTGTTCCATAGCGATCCAGCCCTCTTTGTGTCCTGAAGCTCTTCGAAGCTCTACTGTCATCATACGCTGCAACTGTTGAACCTGCTGGAAGCCTGCTTGACGATTATTCGTATAAGCTGCTTCATATAAAGAGCCAGCGATCTCATCCAATCGCTGGAGCTGTTTATCTGAGCTTGCTGACAATAGGCTGGCGTATAGAACGTTTGAATTGTAGTTCCCCCAAACGGATCCGACAAAACTAATCGACATGACGGTACATATGACGAATGGAACTATTATGCGCATCCTCATGGACATCCCCCCATAGATCAATCTATGAGGGGATGTCCAGTGCTATGCCTTCTTTCTAAAACGCCATACTAGTAAAGCAGCGCATAGACTAAAGATAGACAAGCCATATGTAAACATTCTTACAGCTGATATATCATCATGAAGCTCTCGAGGAAGATAAGGATACACACCATACGCGTAATCTACCGTATCATTGAGAAGCAGCCAGCCTGTTGCCACCGCCAATGCAATCCAGCCAGCCTTCATAAACCGGAAAAAAAGGAGCGCTTCAAACGCCATTCCTAAATGAGAAGCCATAAGCATGTAGTCCTGCCAATTCAGCTCACCGCCCTGCCAAGCTCCCGCTACGATCATCGATACTGCCCAAATGCCATATTTAACCGAGCATACGACAGCTAATCCTTCAATCGCATATTGTAGAATTCTCGAAATACCGTAAGAGCGCTGAAGCGGAAATAATAAATAAAGGAGGGCTACCGTAAAAAACAAGCTGGCCGTTGGAGAATCCGGCACAAAAACAAGCTGCCAAAGCGCATGCTCATTAAAGGTTTCGATTAATTGACCTTCATACCATATGTATCCATAGATTGTTCCTCCAAGATTAACTAGAAAAAGCAGCCACAAAAACGAACGGCTGAGTAAAAATTCACGGCTCCAAAAAAAGGCGAGCATGCTGAACCACTTCTCCTTCGAAAAACTTAAAATGTTCATGGTACAAGGTGAAACTTATTATTTTCCTATATTTCAAAAAAAACCTGACCGTGTAATACGATCAGGTTTTTCTCGAATAGTTATTCCGAAACAGCTTTTTGCTTAGACAACCATGTTGAAAGCTCATCGATTTCTTCAGCAGACAAAGAATCTTTAAATGGAGGCATGTTATTGCGGCCATTTGTAATTACATCAACAAGCTGTTCTTTCGATAGTATATCGCCAACGCCAACCAAGCTAGGGTATGAAGCCTGACCCTTCAAATCAGCTGCGTGACAACTAATGCATTTTGCCTGAACAGCAATATCCATTGCTGGATCATTGGCATCCACAAGTGAAGCTTCAACCGTTGGTTTCGTATAGTTTGGACGCTCTTGACCAGCTAATGCAGCCTCACGTGCTTTGTCAGCACGCTCATGATGCTCCGGTACTTGTCCGTTAATTTCCAACTGATGCTGGTAATGATCCCATGACACAACGGTCAAGTATATACAAGCAATAAGCGTTAGACCCATTAATGATGATGCAATTGGACGGCGGTAGAAGCGACGCTCCTTACCAGTATCCAAAAACGGTGCAAGCAGCAATGCGCCGAACATTATACCCGGAATACCAACCGTACCTAGCAAGATGTAGTCTTGTGAAACGTACGGATATTTCAAAAATTGATACAGGAACAAGAAGTACCAGTCCGGCATCGGTATGAAAGCAGCATTCGTTGGATCTGCTGGATAACCAAGCGGTGCTGGCTCAGCAATAACCCATACTAGAAAACCGACCAACACAACACAGCCTACCATCCATTCCTTCAGTAGGAAGTTCGGAATAAACGCTTCCGATTTACCTGGGAAAGAAGTATAGTCTGGCGGGATGTTCGGATGGTTGCTTTTCTTAACACGCGAGTCGCCTACATAGACAACCTTCTCGTTCGAATTATGACCATGCGCCATAAGTAAGCCTCCCTTCGCTTAAAGTGGTCCCGAAATACCTTGTTTCCGAATCATGATAAAGTGCGCAGCCAACATTGCAATCAGAGCGCCAGGCAAGAAGAACACATGGATCGCAAAGAAACGAGTCAGCGTTTGCGCGCCTACGATATCGCCCCCATAAAGGAATGAAGCGATATATGGTCCGATTACCGGAACGGATTCAGCAATTTGGACACCAACTTTTGTTGCGTAGTATGCTTTGTTATCCCAAGGAAGCAGGTAGCCTGTGAAACCTAGGCCTAACATAATAAAGAAGATCAGCATTCCGACAACCCAGTTCATTTCCCTCGGTGCTTTGTAAGAACCAGTAAAAAACACTCGTAAGGTATGTAGGAACATCATTACAATAACTAAGCTTGCCCCAAAATGGTGCATGCCTCGAACAATTTGTCCGAATGCTACTTTGTGCTGCAGGTAATCAACGCTTGCATAAGCGTTAATAATGTCAGGAACATAATACATTGTCAGGAACATACCGGATAAGATTTGAATAACTGTGATAAAAAACGTCAAGCCGCCGAAACAATAAACGAATGCAGAGAAATGGTGTGCCGGGTTAACGTGCTCAGGCACCTCGTGGTCAGCCACATCTCTCCATAGCGGCGTAATGTCAAGACGTTCGTCGATCCAGTTGTATACACTTTTAAACATCTGCAATACGCCCTCCTTAACTCGTTCTTGTATTCGGCATTACTGGACCCAAGTATACGAATCCATCCTCAAGCTTCACTTCGTATTCATCCAATGGATTTGGGGAAACCGTTATGTTTTTCCCGTCTTTCGAGTAGCGCGCGTCATGACAAGGACAATCGTACTCGTTTTGGCCTTTCGTGTTCCAGCCAATGGTACAGCCCAAGTGCTTACAAATGGGTGAAAGCGCAAAAATATTACCGTTTGCATCCTTCGAAATCCAAGCTGCAAGCTCTGGATCACTCACGTACCAACCATCGATCTGATGAATTTTAAATTTAAATTCTTGCGGCTCGTTCGTAATTTTGCTCTCTTCCACAACTTTTACGTAAGTGCCCTCACCCTTCTTCACTAAGAGCGGGTCCACTGCGAAACGAACCATTGGCAATACCGCGCCACCCATCATAAATGCAGTTGTGCCACCAAGCGTATATGACAAAAATTGACGCCGGGACATTTCTTTGCGCTGAACCGGTCGATGCGCGGTCTCGTGTTGTTCATGGTTACTCATCTTCTGTTCTAACCCCCTTTGCCAACCATATCTCGCGTCTTGCCGCAGGGCAAAAACACATGACGAACTAGGACATAACTTATAATAGCCTAGGTGCCTATGAGCGTCAAGAATATGGCTTCATATTTGCACGGTTATCAAAATCCCGTTCAATAATTTGTTATTATTTTGTCACATTTGACCTTGTCTGCCATTTGTTTTCCCCAAATTCTGATATTATTATACGACAAATTCAAGAAATTCATGTAGCTTGTCCGCTCCATAATGTGCGAATTCGTTCTGATACGACTGCTTGGAGCGGCAGCACGCCATCCTCATCAGGTTTAAACCACAAATCAATCGATGGACTTTCGAAAGTGAAATCCCCATTAGCTGTTACGACTATAATGTAACGAAAGCCTGATTGCTTCATTGAAGAGCACCATCGTTCTACTTGCCCCGATATTTGTTCGGGCTTATCTACATAATGCCAAGCAGGATAGGTGACAACGCGTCCTTTGAACGGAATTTCTATTAAATCCATAATATCTCGCAGCTGCTCCAGCCATTTCGTCGCCTCATAAGGCTCTATTGACTCTGTCATTCCTGTTACAGGCAGCAAGCAGGTGTCCAAATAGGGGCTAAGCTCCTCCCATTTTTCCTTCGAAATTTCACTAAACTTCATTCTCTTATCTTCACTCCTTAACTAAAACGCAGTACTTGCCAACATCGCTGCTTCTATGTTAACTCCAAATTTGATAATTGCCAATTGTTATAATAAGAAAAAAAGCTTCCCTATCCACAAAACGAACCTACTCGTCCGCCATTGTGAGGAAAGCTTTTTGTGCCTAAGCATTGTATTATACTGATCAAGCTACTCTATTTTTTTAAGGCATTTAGCTGTTTCGCAAGACGGTAAAACGTATCCTCGTCACCTGCGGCCAGTGCTTTGTCAATTCCGTCGTAGATTCGAGAGGTTTGAAATTTTAATACCGCATCGTCCAGTACAAATTCTGCGGCTAAACCTAGCATCGCTTCATACGTTACTTTCATTTTGTCCATAGGATACACCTCCAAACCGGCGTTAAGAGATCCTATATTCTACTCCCTTAGTCACATAGCTTTCCATCGTTTTTCTCATACGCAATAAATCCTCATCTGTAAGCTCTCTTACGACTTTAGCAGGTGAACCGATAGATAGAGTATAGGATGGTATTTTTTTATTCTCTGTAACAATCGAACCGGCTCCTATTAAAGCATATTCACCAATGTCTGCGCCGTTAAGTACGATTGCCCCCATTCCAATTAATGTGCCTCTGCCTAGGGTACAGCCGTGTATAATTGCGGCATGCCCAATCGACACCTCATCAGCTAAAATTAAAGGCTGATTGCTATTCAAATGACCCACGACTCCATCTTGAACGTTACAGCTGTGTCCAATTTGTATGGGAGCAAGATCGCCGCGCAAAACCGCATTAAACCACACGCTGCTTTTCTCAGCGATCGTTACATCGCCAATAATTTTTGCTCCCTCTGCTATGTAAACATCTTCGTGAATTTTGGGCATGACGCCCTTGTATGGAATCAACAAATATTATCCACTCCCTCTGCTTGATTAAATGTAGTTAGAACACAATATAGTATCTTTATATCCTAACTTATATTTAATCTTACACCAAGAGCGGTGCAAAAAAGCTAATGCAGCGTTACCGTTCCCTGCTCTTCTATGTTGATGCCCGATACAACGGCGGTTCCCGCTTTTGTCATCTTGACGACAGCTCCGTGAATCGGATGCTCGCCCAGCCGCAGCAATCCTAGATGTACCATCATCGTCATAATGCGCTGCTCTAAAATCGTATTTGCGTCGTCGTAATAATAGGGCTTTATGAAAGGAACCAGTACCGCTCTAAGCGATTCAACTGTAACCCACTCTACGGCGAGTGCATTCATCCAATGAACGAGAGACAGCAGGTTCGTAACAGGACCCTTATAAAGCTTCAGCCAAAACCGATAAATCTGACCTGCTTCTCCGGATGGTCTAGCATGGATGCGCTCCTCGCCAGCTCCAGTTAAGGTCAGGATCGTTTGTGTCTCGATTATATATTTCGAATAGTAACAATAATCGTAGATAAACGACATTCGATCAGGATATTGGTTGAAATGTCGGCCATAGCCGAAGCGCCAAGCTCCTTTCGCAGGAAGCTCCTCTGGAACGCCAAACTGATCAAACAACTGCAGCATGAACCGTTTGTACATTGAGCCGTCGGCTGTCAGCTGAATTTCATTGTGATGGCAATAATGAAGGAGATGCGTGATGTCATCATGGATTAGCATTTGCTCATCTCGATAAACCGGCGGCTCATCCGTATACTGCAGCTCAGCTGCAAATCTTCTTGCCAGTGTAGCACGAAAGCGTGCTTTCAAATCGTTCGGCACCTGGAACAAATACCTGCTCGGTCCACTAAAGCCGTTGAACAACCAGCCATGATGCTTGAATTTGGCTATCATTTCACGAGGGGTAAGTGTTTTCTCGGCTTCATCTGATTTTTTTTTCGATTTTCTTTTCTTCTGGGGGGGATCCGGAACTTCTTTGACCGCTGCGTCCCCGAATCTGCTTTGCTGCACTCTGGCAAGCAAATCCTCCAAGCTAAAAGAGCTTTGAGATTCAAACAGAAGTGAGTTTAAAAACCGCAGGTCCTCCAGCTTCATGCTGCTAATTTGTGCTTCAAAGACATCATTTCGACTTACGGTTGAGAGAATCGATTGAATCAAATCGTTTTTGGAATGTCCATTGCACTCGCAACGGTAAACGTCTGCAATTCTGCTAAGCTGTTGTATATCTGCGTAGCCGAGCATATCCGATAAATTCATAGTTCTCTCCCTTCTGCAGTGACCGCTTATAGCTGCTAAACGGTTCGCCTCGTAAGCTTGCTGTGCAATAGATGAGTGTCAGTTGTTATCATTATGGGAAGATCTTTGCTGTTTTATAACCTAAATTCAATCCATTTCCATAAAAAAAAGAGCCTCCCTTCAGAAACGCGAAGGATAGACTCTCACAAGCATCTTTATATGCTCAAATGTTTGGTGCAGTTATATAGCTGCGGATGCCATTTCTCATCACGAAGCTCCAATATCGTGTAGGAGAGATTTGCAATATGCTCATCCTGCAGCTGCATGCATATCTCATTGAGCAATTGTGCTAGAAAGCTGCCATGAGACACAACTAGCAAATTGCGTGATGGATATTCATGCTGCCACTCTTGAAGTGCATTCAGACCTCTAGCTCTAACGTCCCCACTAGGCTCTACGCCCGCTGCAGACTCTTTCCATTCCTTGCCCCAGCGCTCGTGCCTCTCTTGCTCAGTAGTCCCTTCAACCTCGCCAAAGTACCGCTCTCGCAAACGAGAGTCACCGTCTAATAAGGTAATATTTAGCTTCTCTGCGATAATGAGAGCCGTGGCATGAGCCCGTTTAAGATCACTTGATATTACAGCATCCCAAATAGGTGCTTCATTACTCAGCCGATTTGCTAATGCAATCGCTTGTTTTATTCCTTCTTCATTCAACGGGATATCGGTTTGTCCTTGAATTTTCCCTTCAGCGTTCCAATCTGTCTTTCCGTGTCTCACGAATCCAATCAACAAACAACATCCAGCTCCTTTTTAATTAATGTAAACAACAAAAGCTCCCTAAGGAGCTTAATTGAACAGCATTATTAGCTCCTCGTTCTAGAGAGCCAGTTCAAAATAAGTAGTGTCATAATCATACCAAGCAATGACAAAGCAACATAATACTGAGGAAATGCTGGCATTACCTTCAAAACGAAAGGATCACTAATGCTGGCAACAGGAATCTCTGCAAAAAATCCAGCCGTTACAATTCCGTCTCCTGATGCATTTACTGTATCCATCAAACCGCTTAGCTCAGCAATTTCAGCCTTAGTAACCCCACCCTGATGATCGAATACGAATACAAAAAACGCACTTGCAAACATGGCCATGCACGCTGCAACGATGATTGCAATATTACGGCGAAACGATTTGGAAAAATGATAGCTTTTGTTCGGAACAGGCATGAGCCAGGATTGTTCAGCATAGATGCGATCCATTACATTCCTGTTCACATGATCGGTTAGAGCTAAATTGTCGTCTTCCTCCGAAAGAAAACGAATCATATCCTCGCTCTCTTCCCACAGCTGGAATTGCTCCGCACACTCTGTGCATTCCAGCAAATGTTGATCAATAGCAGCCCGATCCTCATCAGTCTCAGATAAATCCCAATATTCGCCGAATTTTTCTTGCGCATCGTTGCAATTCATCTCGTATTCATCCCTTCGTATTCTTCCATCAGCGGCGTTTGTCCGAAATATGGCTCCAGCTGCGTTTTAACGCTTGCTCTTGCTCGGAAAAGCAGTGATTTCACAGAACTGACCGTCTGTCCTAAAATATTCGCAATTTCTTGATAGTCCAGCTGGTCATATTCCCGAAGAATAAGCGCTGAGCGTTGTTTCTCTGGCAAATTGTTGATCGCCTCTCGAACCATTGCCATTCTTTCCTTCCGGAGCACTTGCTGCTCTGGCACTGCATCTAGCGAAGCTACAGGCTCATAATCCGATTCATCGAGTGATATATGAGCTGATTTTTGCTTGCGAAGCTCACTAAGTACTGTATTCCGAGCAATGGTATATAGCCATGTTGAAAAAGAAGCATCCAGCTCCCGGAAAGAATGGAGGCTGCGGTATGCTTTATAAAAGGTTTCGGAACACAAATCCTCAGCCATCAGCTCCAGCTTTGCGCTCTTTAACATATGATAGATAAATGCTAATATTTTTCTTTGATAGCGCCGCATTAGCTCGGAGTAGAGCTCGACATTGCCATCCTTTATCTCACGTATTAATTGGGAATCAGTCATGACAGGCGAACCTCCTCCACCTGCGGATTATTCCCGGACGGTCATATTACATTGTACCGGTCGGGGAACGAAAAGTTGCGGTCTTTATCATAATAATTTCAAAAAATACGGATATACATATTATTCGTGCTGCATATTCAAATTCCTGCCTCTTTCGACAAAAGGATAAGATATGAAATTTTTACAATTGAAGAGTTCAAGAGCATAAAAAACCAGTCTCGGTAACAACTGGCTTCACTATGTACATGACTTTAAGTTATATGAGCAAATGATAACGACTATTCTATTCCTGATTCAAGCGATGATTTATTTTGCTGAAAAACATGGAGAAACGCTTCCACTACGCCGGGATCAAAGTGGAAACCTTTTTATCTTTTGATTTCTGCAATACTCATTATCATAATCCACAAGCTATTAATTTTCCAGCCTCAATATATCGACCGAATATCCGAACCCATTAGTTAGGCAGAAAATTGTTGTTGTAATAATGAAGTTAATTGATTTAATTGTTCGATTTCTTGATCAACCTTTTGAGAAGATTGAATTTGTGATTTAGAGATAACCATCAGCTGCTTCATCGATGCTATTCCTTGTTCAATGACAGCTGAGATTTGAACCATTTCCTTAGAAACCCCGTTGGAGTCTTCATTAATAGTCACAAGTAATTGATTCATGGCCAATATAAATTTTGACAGCTCATGAATCGTTAGCTTTACTTGATCAAATTCGTTTGCAAAAGCCTCCACATACTCCAATGATTGCTGCACGATCACTTGTTCATCTTCGATTTGACTTGCCGTTATCTCGCTCCCCGAGCCAATGGCTGACATTATCTCACGGATCTCTTTGGCAGCACTGCTTGTTTG from Paenibacillus sp. FSL H8-0548 encodes the following:
- a CDS encoding sigma-70 family RNA polymerase sigma factor, which codes for MTDSQLIREIKDGNVELYSELMRRYQRKILAFIYHMLKSAKLELMAEDLCSETFYKAYRSLHSFRELDASFSTWLYTIARNTVLSELRKQKSAHISLDESDYEPVASLDAVPEQQVLRKERMAMVREAINNLPEKQRSALILREYDQLDYQEIANILGQTVSSVKSLLFRARASVKTQLEPYFGQTPLMEEYEGMNTR
- a CDS encoding IDEAL domain-containing protein encodes the protein MDKMKVTYEAMLGLAAEFVLDDAVLKFQTSRIYDGIDKALAAGDEDTFYRLAKQLNALKK
- a CDS encoding histidine phosphatase family protein, with product MLIGFVRHGKTDWNAEGKIQGQTDIPLNEEGIKQAIALANRLSNEAPIWDAVISSDLKRAHATALIIAEKLNITLLDGDSRLRERYFGEVEGTTEQERHERWGKEWKESAAGVEPSGDVRARGLNALQEWQHEYPSRNLLVVSHGSFLAQLLNEICMQLQDEHIANLSYTILELRDEKWHPQLYNCTKHLSI
- a CDS encoding zf-HC2 domain-containing protein; the encoded protein is MNCNDAQEKFGEYWDLSETDEDRAAIDQHLLECTECAEQFQLWEESEDMIRFLSEEDDNLALTDHVNRNVMDRIYAEQSWLMPVPNKSYHFSKSFRRNIAIIVAACMAMFASAFFVFVFDHQGGVTKAEIAELSGLMDTVNASGDGIVTAGFFAEIPVASISDPFVLKVMPAFPQYYVALSLLGMIMTLLILNWLSRTRS
- a CDS encoding gamma carbonic anhydrase family protein; the encoded protein is MLIPYKGVMPKIHEDVYIAEGAKIIGDVTIAEKSSVWFNAVLRGDLAPIQIGHSCNVQDGVVGHLNSNQPLILADEVSIGHAAIIHGCTLGRGTLIGMGAIVLNGADIGEYALIGAGSIVTENKKIPSYTLSIGSPAKVVRELTDEDLLRMRKTMESYVTKGVEYRIS